A region from the Pseudomonas cucumis genome encodes:
- the nuoH gene encoding NADH-quinone oxidoreductase subunit NuoH, whose protein sequence is MTLFTPEVIDVIIAVLKAIVILLAVVVCGALLSWVERRLLALWQDRYGPNRVGPFGAFQIAADMIKMFFKEDWTPPFADKVIFTLAPVVAMSALLIAFAIIPITPTWGVADINIGILFFFAMAGLSVYAVLFAGWSSNNKFALLGSLRASAQTVSYEVFMGLSLMGIVIQVGSFNMRDIVEYQAQNLWFVIPQIFGFLTFFIAGVAVTHRHPFDQPEAEQELADGYHIEYAGMKWGMFFVGEYIGIVLISALLVTLFFGGWHGPFGILPQIPFIWFALKTAFFIMFFILLRASIPRPRYDQVMDFSWKFCLPLTLVNMLVTAAVVLLNTPAVAAQ, encoded by the coding sequence ATGACCTTGTTCACTCCTGAAGTGATCGACGTAATCATCGCGGTCCTCAAGGCCATCGTGATTCTGCTCGCCGTTGTGGTGTGCGGCGCGCTGCTGAGCTGGGTCGAGCGTCGTCTGCTCGCCCTCTGGCAGGACCGTTACGGTCCGAACCGCGTCGGCCCGTTCGGCGCGTTCCAGATCGCCGCCGACATGATCAAGATGTTCTTCAAGGAAGACTGGACCCCGCCGTTCGCCGACAAAGTGATCTTCACGTTGGCGCCGGTCGTGGCCATGAGCGCCTTGCTGATTGCCTTCGCGATCATCCCGATCACCCCGACCTGGGGCGTGGCGGACATCAACATCGGCATCCTGTTCTTCTTCGCCATGGCCGGTCTGTCGGTCTACGCGGTGCTGTTCGCCGGCTGGTCAAGTAACAACAAGTTCGCCCTGCTGGGCAGCTTGCGGGCTTCGGCACAAACCGTGTCGTACGAAGTGTTTATGGGCCTGTCGCTGATGGGCATCGTGATCCAGGTTGGCTCGTTCAACATGCGTGACATCGTTGAATACCAGGCGCAGAACCTGTGGTTCGTCATTCCGCAGATCTTCGGTTTCCTGACCTTCTTCATCGCTGGCGTCGCCGTGACTCACCGTCACCCGTTCGACCAGCCGGAAGCGGAACAGGAACTGGCCGACGGTTACCACATTGAATACGCCGGCATGAAATGGGGCATGTTCTTCGTCGGTGAGTACATCGGCATCGTGTTGATTTCAGCGCTGCTGGTGACCTTGTTCTTCGGTGGCTGGCACGGTCCGTTCGGCATTCTGCCGCAGATCCCGTTCATCTGGTTTGCACTGAAAACCGCGTTCTTCATCATGTTCTTCATCCTGCTGCGCGCCTCGATTCCGCGCCCACGGTATGACCAAGTGATGGATTTCAGCTGGAAGTTCTGCCTGCCGCTGACCCTCGTCAACATGCTGGTGACCGCTGCGGTCGTGTTGCTCAACACGCCCGCCGTCGCGGCTCAGTGA
- the nuoF gene encoding NADH-quinone oxidoreductase subunit NuoF has translation MTLTSFGPANRIKRSAETHPLTWRLRDDGEAVWLDEYQAKNGYAAARKAFADMAQDDIVQTVKDSGLKGRGGAGFPTGVKWGLMPKDESINIRYLLCNADEMEPNTWKDRMLMEQLPHLLIEGMLISARALKTYRGYIFLRGEYTTAAKHLNRAVEEAKAAGLLGKNILGSGFDFELFVHTGAGRYICGEETALINSLEGRRANPRSKPPFPAAVGVWGKPTCVNNVETLCNVPAIIADGVDWYKSLAREGSEDMGTKLMGFSGKVKNPGLWELPFGVTGRELFEDYAGGMRDGYKLKCWQPGGAGTGFLLPEHLDAQMYAGGIAKVGTRMGTGLAMAVDDSVNMVSLLRNMEEFFSRESCGFCTPCRDGLPWSVKLLRAIENGEGQAGDIETLLGLVGFLGPGKTFCAHAPGAVEPLGSAIKYFRPEFEAGIAPTSAVVPPLAKPIVVGA, from the coding sequence ATGACCCTGACTTCTTTTGGTCCAGCCAACCGCATCAAGCGTTCGGCCGAGACTCACCCGCTCACCTGGCGTCTGCGTGATGACGGCGAAGCCGTATGGCTCGACGAATACCAGGCCAAGAACGGTTACGCCGCTGCGCGCAAGGCCTTCGCCGACATGGCCCAGGACGACATCGTCCAGACCGTGAAAGATTCCGGCCTCAAGGGCCGCGGCGGTGCAGGCTTCCCCACGGGCGTGAAGTGGGGCCTGATGCCCAAGGACGAATCCATCAACATCCGCTACCTGCTGTGCAACGCGGATGAAATGGAGCCGAACACCTGGAAAGACCGCATGCTGATGGAGCAACTGCCCCATCTGCTGATCGAAGGCATGCTGATCAGTGCTCGCGCGCTGAAAACCTACCGTGGCTACATCTTCCTGCGTGGCGAATACACCACCGCCGCCAAGCATCTGAACCGTGCCGTGGAAGAAGCCAAGGCAGCAGGCCTGCTGGGTAAAAACATCCTGGGCAGCGGCTTCGATTTCGAGCTGTTCGTGCACACCGGCGCCGGGCGTTACATCTGCGGTGAAGAAACCGCACTGATCAACTCCCTCGAAGGCCGCCGCGCCAACCCGCGCTCCAAGCCGCCCTTCCCTGCCGCCGTAGGCGTGTGGGGCAAGCCGACTTGCGTGAACAACGTCGAAACCCTGTGCAACGTGCCGGCGATCATTGCCGACGGCGTGGACTGGTACAAATCGTTGGCCCGCGAAGGCAGCGAAGACATGGGCACCAAGCTCATGGGCTTCTCCGGCAAGGTCAAGAACCCTGGCCTGTGGGAATTGCCGTTCGGCGTCACCGGTCGCGAGCTGTTCGAAGACTACGCCGGCGGCATGCGCGACGGTTACAAGCTCAAGTGCTGGCAGCCAGGCGGCGCCGGTACCGGTTTCCTGTTGCCGGAACACCTGGACGCACAAATGTACGCCGGCGGCATCGCCAAAGTGGGCACCCGCATGGGTACCGGCCTGGCCATGGCGGTGGACGACAGCGTCAACATGGTGTCCTTGCTGCGCAATATGGAAGAGTTCTTCTCCCGTGAATCCTGCGGCTTCTGCACCCCATGCCGTGACGGTCTGCCGTGGAGCGTCAAGCTGTTGCGCGCGATCGAGAATGGTGAAGGGCAAGCCGGCGATATCGAGACCCTGCTGGGTCTGGTCGGTTTCCTCGGCCCGGGCAAGACCTTCTGTGCACACGCACCGGGTGCCGTGGAGCCGTTGGGCAGCGCCATCAAATACTTCCGTCCAGAGTTCGAAGCCGGCATCGCGCCCACCAGCGCCGTCGTCCCGCCTCTGGCAAAGCCGATCGTAGTCGGCGCGTAA
- the nuoK gene encoding NADH-quinone oxidoreductase subunit NuoK: protein MPAIPMEHGLAVAGILFCLGLVGLMVRRNILFVLMSLEVMMNASALAFIVAGSRWAQPDGQIMFILVISLAAAEASIGLAILLQLYRRFHTLDIDAASEMRG, encoded by the coding sequence ATGCCTGCTATCCCTATGGAGCATGGTCTGGCGGTTGCCGGCATCCTGTTCTGCCTCGGTCTGGTCGGCCTGATGGTCCGGCGCAACATTCTTTTCGTGCTGATGAGCCTGGAGGTCATGATGAATGCCTCCGCGTTGGCGTTCATCGTTGCCGGTAGCCGTTGGGCGCAGCCGGATGGACAGATCATGTTCATTCTGGTGATCAGCCTGGCAGCCGCCGAGGCCAGTATTGGCCTGGCGATTCTGTTGCAGCTGTATCGCCGCTTCCACACTCTCGATATCGACGCTGCCAGCGAGATGCGCGGATGA
- the nuoG gene encoding NADH-quinone oxidoreductase subunit NuoG, with translation MATIHVDGKELEVDGADNLLQACLSLGLDIPYFCWHPALGSVGACRQCAVKQYTDENDKRGRIVMSCMTPATDGSWISIDDEEAKVFRASVVEWLMTNHPHDCPVCEEGGHCHLQDMTVMTGHNERRYRFTKRTHQNQQLGPFISHEMNRCIACYRCVRFYKDYAGGTDLGVFGAHDNVYFGRVEDGTLESEFSGNLTEVCPTGVFTDKTHSERYNRKWDMQFSPSICHGCSSGCNISPGERYGELRRIENRFNGSVNQYFLCDRGRFGYGYVNREDRPRQPLLANGAKLSLDEALDKAADLLRGRNIVGIGSPRASLESNYALLELVGAEHFYSGIEAAELERIRLVVQVLKDSPLPIPNMRDIEDHDAIFVLGEDLTQTAARMALALRQSVKGKAEDMADAMRVQPWLDAAVKNIGQDALNPLFIASLAETKLDDVAEECVHAAPDDLARIGFAVAHALDASAPAVEGLDAEALELAQRIADALLAAKRPLIIAGTSLGSKALIEAAANIAKALKLREKNGSISLIVPEANSLGLAMLGGDSVDAALQAVIDGKADAIVVLENDLYTRTDKAKVDAALNAAKVVIVADHQKTATTDRAHLVLPAASFAEGDGTLVSQEGRAQRFFQVFDPTYLDASILVHEGWRWLHALRSTLLNQPIDWTQLDHVTAAVAASKPQLARIVDAAPSAAFRIKGLKLAREPLRYSGRTAMRADISVHEPRTSQDNDTAFSFSMEGYSGSAEPRQQVPFAWSPGWNSPQAWNKFQDEVGGHIRAGDPGTRLIESTGDSLNWFASVPRAFNPAPGTWQVVPFFHLFGSEENSSKAAPVQERIPAAYVSLAKSEADRLGVNDGALLSLNVAGQTLRLPLRINEELGAGLVALPAGIAGIPPAIFGKSVDGLQEAAL, from the coding sequence ATGGCCACTATCCACGTAGACGGCAAAGAGCTCGAAGTCGATGGGGCAGACAACCTGTTACAGGCGTGTCTGTCGCTAGGCCTCGATATCCCTTATTTCTGCTGGCACCCAGCCCTTGGCAGCGTTGGCGCTTGCCGCCAGTGCGCGGTCAAGCAGTACACCGACGAGAACGACAAGCGTGGTCGGATCGTCATGTCCTGCATGACCCCCGCCACTGACGGCAGCTGGATCTCCATCGACGACGAAGAAGCGAAAGTGTTTCGCGCCAGCGTCGTTGAATGGTTGATGACCAACCACCCTCACGACTGCCCGGTCTGTGAGGAAGGCGGTCACTGCCACCTGCAAGACATGACGGTGATGACCGGCCACAACGAGCGCCGTTATCGCTTCACCAAGCGCACCCACCAGAATCAGCAATTGGGGCCGTTCATTTCCCACGAAATGAACCGCTGCATCGCTTGCTATCGCTGCGTGCGCTTCTATAAGGACTACGCCGGCGGCACCGACCTCGGTGTGTTCGGCGCCCACGACAACGTGTACTTCGGTCGCGTTGAAGACGGCACCCTCGAAAGCGAGTTCTCCGGCAACCTCACCGAGGTCTGCCCGACCGGTGTGTTCACCGACAAGACTCACTCCGAGCGCTACAACCGTAAGTGGGACATGCAGTTCTCGCCGAGCATCTGCCATGGCTGCTCCAGCGGTTGCAACATTTCCCCGGGCGAGCGTTACGGCGAACTGCGTCGCATCGAAAACCGCTTCAACGGTTCGGTGAACCAGTACTTCCTGTGCGACCGTGGCCGTTTCGGTTATGGCTATGTCAACCGCGAAGATCGCCCGCGTCAGCCACTGCTGGCCAATGGCGCCAAGCTGAGCCTCGACGAAGCGCTGGATAAAGCTGCTGACCTGCTGCGCGGTCGCAATATCGTCGGTATCGGTTCGCCGCGCGCCAGCCTCGAAAGCAACTACGCGTTGCTGGAACTGGTCGGCGCCGAGCACTTCTACTCCGGTATCGAAGCCGCTGAACTTGAGCGCATTCGTCTGGTTGTGCAGGTGCTCAAAGACAGCCCGCTGCCAATCCCGAACATGCGCGACATCGAAGATCACGATGCGATTTTCGTCCTTGGCGAAGACCTGACCCAGACTGCTGCGCGTATGGCCCTGGCCCTACGTCAATCGGTCAAGGGCAAAGCCGAAGACATGGCCGACGCCATGCGCGTTCAGCCGTGGCTCGATGCCGCGGTGAAGAACATCGGTCAGGACGCGCTGAACCCGCTGTTCATCGCCAGCCTGGCTGAAACCAAGCTCGACGACGTGGCGGAAGAATGCGTTCACGCAGCGCCAGACGACCTGGCCCGCATCGGTTTCGCCGTGGCTCACGCCCTCGATGCCAGCGCGCCGGCCGTTGAAGGCCTGGACGCTGAAGCCCTCGAACTGGCTCAGCGCATCGCCGATGCCCTGCTCGCTGCCAAGCGCCCATTGATCATTGCCGGTACCTCGCTGGGTTCCAAGGCGCTGATCGAAGCCGCGGCGAACATCGCCAAGGCCCTGAAGCTGCGCGAGAAGAACGGTTCCATCAGCCTGATCGTGCCAGAGGCCAACAGCCTCGGCCTGGCCATGCTCGGTGGTGACTCGGTCGACGCAGCCCTGCAAGCGGTGATCGACGGTAAGGCCGACGCCATCGTCGTGCTGGAAAACGATCTATACACCCGCACCGACAAAGCTAAGGTCGATGCTGCTCTGAACGCCGCGAAAGTGGTGATCGTAGCGGACCACCAGAAGACCGCCACCACCGATCGCGCGCACCTGGTTCTGCCAGCCGCCAGCTTCGCTGAAGGCGACGGTACGCTGGTCAGCCAGGAAGGCCGCGCGCAGCGTTTCTTCCAGGTCTTCGACCCGACTTACCTCGACGCAAGCATTCTGGTTCACGAAGGCTGGCGCTGGCTGCATGCCCTGCGTTCGACCCTGCTGAACCAGCCGATTGACTGGACCCAACTGGACCACGTCACCGCTGCCGTTGCTGCAAGCAAACCGCAACTGGCGCGCATCGTCGATGCCGCACCGTCCGCCGCGTTCCGCATCAAAGGCCTGAAACTGGCTCGCGAACCGCTGCGTTACAGCGGCCGGACCGCCATGCGTGCCGACATCAGCGTGCACGAACCGCGTACTTCCCAGGATAACGACACCGCGTTCTCGTTCTCCATGGAAGGTTACTCGGGCTCGGCCGAGCCGCGTCAGCAAGTGCCATTCGCCTGGTCTCCGGGCTGGAACTCGCCGCAAGCCTGGAACAAGTTCCAGGACGAAGTCGGTGGTCACATCCGCGCGGGCGACCCGGGCACTCGCCTGATCGAAAGCACCGGTGATTCGCTGAACTGGTTCGCCAGTGTTCCGCGCGCGTTCAACCCGGCGCCGGGCACCTGGCAGGTCGTGCCGTTCTTCCACCTGTTCGGCAGTGAAGAGAACTCTTCCAAAGCCGCACCGGTTCAGGAACGCATCCCGGCCGCTTACGTGTCGCTGGCCAAGTCCGAAGCCGATCGCCTGGGCGTTAATGACGGTGCCCTGCTGAGTCTGAACGTGGCCGGCCAGACCCTGCGTCTGCCGTTGCGCATCAACGAAGAGCTGGGTGCTGGCCTGGTCGCATTGCCGGCCGGTATCGCCGGCATTCCGCCAGCGATCTTTGGCAAATCCGTTGATGGTCTGCAGGAGGCAGCGCTATGA
- the nuoJ gene encoding NADH-quinone oxidoreductase subunit J, giving the protein MEFAFYFASGIAVVSTLRVITNTNPVHALLYLIISLIAVAMTFFALGAPFAGVLEVIAYAGAIMVLFVFVVMMLNLGPASVQQERVWLKPGIWLGPVALGTLLLVELLYVLFSDASGQAIGHTTVDAKAVGISLFGPYLLVVELASMLLLAAAVTAFHLGRNEAKEQ; this is encoded by the coding sequence ATGGAATTCGCTTTCTATTTCGCATCGGGTATCGCTGTTGTGTCCACGCTTCGCGTGATCACCAACACCAACCCCGTGCACGCCCTGCTCTACCTGATCATTTCGCTGATCGCCGTGGCCATGACGTTCTTCGCCCTCGGCGCACCGTTTGCCGGTGTACTGGAAGTGATCGCCTACGCCGGCGCCATCATGGTGCTGTTCGTGTTCGTGGTGATGATGCTGAACCTGGGCCCGGCCTCGGTTCAGCAAGAGCGTGTCTGGCTCAAGCCCGGTATCTGGCTGGGCCCGGTCGCACTCGGCACCCTGCTGCTGGTTGAACTGCTGTACGTGCTGTTCAGCGACGCCAGCGGTCAGGCCATCGGCCACACCACCGTAGACGCCAAGGCCGTGGGCATCAGCCTGTTCGGTCCGTATTTGCTGGTGGTCGAACTCGCCTCGATGCTGCTGCTCGCCGCAGCCGTCACGGCGTTCCACTTGGGCCGCAACGAAGCCAAGGAGCAATGA
- the nuoE gene encoding NADH-quinone oxidoreductase subunit NuoE: MNSTLILTDRFALSETERSAIEHELHHYEDPRAASIEALKIVQKERGWVPDGALYAIGEILGIPASDVEGVATFYSQIFRQPVGRHIIRVCDSMVCYIGGHESVVSEIQSKLGIGLGQTTADGRFTLLPVCCLGNCDKAPALMIDDDTFGDVQPAGVAKLLEGYV, encoded by the coding sequence ATGAACAGCACGCTTATCCTGACAGACCGTTTCGCCCTGAGCGAAACCGAGCGCTCGGCCATCGAGCACGAGCTGCATCACTACGAAGACCCGCGCGCGGCGTCGATCGAAGCCCTGAAGATCGTCCAGAAGGAACGTGGCTGGGTGCCTGACGGCGCGCTCTACGCCATCGGCGAGATCCTCGGCATCCCGGCCAGCGACGTTGAAGGGGTGGCGACGTTCTACAGCCAGATCTTCCGTCAGCCCGTGGGCCGTCACATCATTCGCGTCTGCGACAGCATGGTCTGCTACATCGGCGGCCACGAGTCAGTGGTCAGCGAAATCCAGAGCAAGCTGGGCATCGGCCTGGGTCAGACCACCGCCGACGGTCGTTTCACCCTGCTGCCAGTCTGCTGCCTCGGCAACTGCGACAAGGCGCCGGCGCTGATGATCGACGACGACACGTTCGGTGATGTGCAGCCTGCCGGCGTTGCCAAATTGCTCGAGGGCTACGTATGA
- the nuoC gene encoding NADH-quinone oxidoreductase subunit C/D, whose protein sequence is MTTGSALYIPPYKADDQDVVVELNNRFGPEAFSAQPTRTGMPVLWVARAKLVEVLTFLRNLPKPYVMLYDLHGVDERLRTKRQGLPSGADFTVFYHLMSIERNSDVMIKVALSESDLNLPSVTSIWPNANWYEREVWDMYGIHFAGHPHLTRIMMPPTWEGHPLRKDFPARATEFDPFSLTLAKQQLEEEAARFKPEDWGMKRSGPNEDYMFLNLGPNHPSAHGAFRIILQLDGEEIVDCVPDVGYHHRGAEKMAERQSWHSFIPYTDRIDYLGGVMNNLPYVLSVEKLAGIKVPEKVDVIRIMMAEFFRITSHLLFLGTYIQDVGAMTPVFFTFTDRQKAYTVIEAITGFRLHPAWYRIGGVAHDLPRGWEKLVKDFVEWMPKRLDEYQKAALDNSILRGRTIGVAAYNTKEALEWGVTGAGLRSTGCDFDLRKARPYSGYENFEFEIPLAANGDAYDRCIVRVEEMRQSIKIIEQCMRNMPEGPYKADHPLTTPPPKERTLQHIETLITHFLQVSWGPVMPANESFQMIEATKGINSYYLTSDGGTMSYRTRIRTPSFPHLQQIPSVIKGSMVADLIAYLGSIDFVMADVDR, encoded by the coding sequence ATGACTACAGGCAGTGCTCTGTACATCCCGCCTTATAAGGCAGACGACCAGGATGTGGTCGTCGAACTGAACAATCGTTTTGGCCCGGAGGCGTTCAGCGCCCAGCCGACCCGCACCGGCATGCCGGTGCTTTGGGTTGCCCGCGCCAAACTCGTCGAAGTCCTGACTTTCCTGCGCAACCTGCCCAAGCCGTACGTCATGCTCTATGACCTGCACGGCGTGGACGAGCGTCTGCGCACCAAGCGTCAAGGGCTGCCAAGCGGCGCCGACTTCACTGTGTTCTATCACTTGATGTCGATCGAACGTAATAGTGACGTAATGATCAAGGTCGCCTTGTCCGAGAGCGACCTCAACCTGCCGAGCGTCACCAGCATCTGGCCGAACGCCAACTGGTACGAGCGTGAAGTGTGGGACATGTACGGCATCCACTTTGCCGGTCACCCGCACCTGACCCGTATCATGATGCCGCCCACCTGGGAAGGTCACCCGCTGCGCAAGGACTTCCCGGCCCGTGCCACCGAGTTCGACCCGTTCAGCCTGACCCTGGCCAAGCAACAGCTCGAGGAAGAAGCCGCGCGCTTCAAGCCTGAAGACTGGGGCATGAAGCGTTCCGGGCCGAACGAGGACTACATGTTCCTCAACCTGGGTCCCAACCACCCTTCGGCGCACGGTGCGTTCCGTATCATCCTGCAGCTGGACGGTGAAGAGATCGTCGACTGCGTGCCGGACGTCGGTTACCACCACCGTGGTGCCGAGAAGATGGCCGAGCGTCAGTCCTGGCACAGCTTCATTCCGTACACCGACCGTATCGACTACCTCGGCGGCGTGATGAACAACCTGCCGTACGTGCTCTCGGTCGAGAAGCTGGCCGGCATCAAGGTGCCCGAGAAGGTCGACGTCATCCGCATCATGATGGCCGAGTTCTTCCGGATCACCAGCCACTTGCTGTTCCTGGGGACTTACATCCAGGACGTCGGCGCCATGACCCCGGTGTTCTTCACTTTCACCGACCGTCAGAAGGCGTACACGGTGATCGAAGCCATCACCGGTTTCCGTCTGCACCCGGCCTGGTACCGCATCGGTGGCGTCGCCCACGACCTGCCGCGCGGCTGGGAAAAACTGGTCAAGGATTTCGTCGAGTGGATGCCAAAGCGTCTGGACGAATACCAGAAAGCCGCACTGGACAACAGCATCCTGCGTGGCCGGACCATCGGCGTCGCCGCCTACAACACCAAAGAAGCCCTGGAATGGGGCGTCACCGGTGCCGGCCTGCGTTCGACCGGTTGCGATTTCGACCTGCGTAAGGCTCGCCCTTACTCCGGCTACGAGAACTTCGAATTCGAAATCCCGTTGGCGGCCAATGGCGATGCCTACGACCGTTGCATCGTTCGCGTCGAAGAAATGCGCCAGAGCATCAAGATCATCGAGCAGTGCATGCGCAACATGCCAGAAGGCCCGTACAAGGCGGATCACCCGCTGACCACGCCGCCGCCCAAAGAGCGCACGCTGCAGCACATCGAGACCCTGATCACGCACTTCCTGCAAGTTTCGTGGGGCCCGGTCATGCCGGCCAACGAATCCTTCCAGATGATCGAAGCGACCAAGGGCATCAACAGTTATTACCTGACGAGCGATGGCGGCACCATGAGCTACCGCACCCGGATTCGCACTCCAAGCTTCCCGCACCTGCAGCAGATCCCTTCGGTGATCAAAGGCAGCATGGTCGCGGACTTGATCGCGTACCTGGGTAGTATCGATTTCGTTATGGCCGACGTGGACCGTTAA
- the nuoI gene encoding NADH-quinone oxidoreductase subunit NuoI, with the protein MKYIFDIVHGFFTQLRSLVMIFGHAFRKRDTLQYPEEAVYLPPRFRGRIVLTRDPDGEERCVACNLCAVACPVGCISLQKAETDDGRWYPEFFRINFSRCIFCGLCEEACPTTAIQLTPDFEMAEFKRQDLVYEKEDLLISGPGKNPDYNFYRVAGMAIAGKPKGAAQNEAEPINVKSLLP; encoded by the coding sequence ATGAAGTACATTTTTGACATCGTGCATGGCTTCTTCACCCAGCTTCGCAGCCTGGTGATGATTTTTGGCCACGCCTTCCGCAAGCGCGACACGCTGCAATACCCGGAAGAGGCGGTATACCTGCCGCCGCGTTTCCGTGGCCGTATCGTCCTGACCCGCGACCCCGACGGCGAAGAGCGTTGCGTAGCTTGCAACCTGTGCGCCGTGGCGTGCCCGGTCGGTTGCATCTCGCTGCAGAAAGCTGAAACCGATGACGGTCGCTGGTACCCGGAGTTCTTCCGTATCAACTTCTCGCGCTGCATTTTCTGCGGCCTCTGCGAGGAAGCCTGCCCGACCACCGCGATCCAGCTGACACCGGATTTCGAGATGGCCGAGTTCAAACGTCAGGACCTGGTGTACGAGAAAGAAGATCTGCTGATCTCCGGCCCCGGCAAAAACCCTGATTACAACTTCTATCGTGTTGCAGGTATGGCGATTGCCGGTAAGCCGAAAGGCGCCGCGCAGAATGAAGCCGAACCGATCAACGTGAAGAGCTTGCTGCCTTAA